The following proteins are encoded in a genomic region of Triticum dicoccoides isolate Atlit2015 ecotype Zavitan chromosome 1B, WEW_v2.0, whole genome shotgun sequence:
- the LOC119332147 gene encoding silicon efflux transporter LSI2-like translates to MALESTAKVVLGCVAFSIFWVLAVFPSVPFMPVGRTAGSLLGAMLMVLFRVMTPEQAYAAIDLPILGLLFGTMVVSIFLERADMFQYLGSMLSWKSRGSKDLLFRVCLVSAVASALFTNDTTCVVLTEFILKVARQNNLPPQPFLLALASSSNIGSSATPIGNPQNLVIAVTSGISFGSFLFGIFPAMIVGVITNTCILLCYFWKHLSVAKERDQESAGGQDVVVADDEVTSHRFTPARMSRANSVNGDADYMNEPIRRSDSMSRSKSYNSEGDRDIQVAIRSVRASSMSQEMVEVSTVCDRRDDGPRKVTRTTSRQRSVIIEDAPEHIFEGDEKEKPHDEEVVKQKKWKVLAWKTAVYLTTLGMLVSLLMGLNMSWTAITAALVLLALDFTDAQACLEKVSYSLLIFFCGMFITVDGFNRTGIPNALWELVEPHARIDSAKGIALLAVVILVLSNVASNVPTVLLLGTRVAASAGAISPASEKKAWLILAWVSTVAGNLTLLGSAANLIVCEQARRAQFHGYNLTFWSHLRFGVPSTIIVTAIGLIIVVSY, encoded by the exons atggcacTTGAGAGCACGGCCAAGGTGGTGCTGGGATGCGTGGCCTTCTCCATCTTCTGGGTGCTGGCCGTCTTCCCGTCCGTGCCCTTCATGCCGGTGGGCCGGACGGCGGGGTCTCTGCTGGGCGCCATGCTCATGGTGCTCTTCCGCGTCATGACCCCCGAGCAGGCCTACGCCGCCATCGACCTCCCCATCCTCGGCCTCCTCTTCGGCACCATGGTCGTCAGCATCTTCCTCGAGCGCGCCGACATGTTCCAGTACCTCGGCAGCATGCTCTCCTGGAAGAGCCGCGGCAGCAAGGACCTTCTCTTCCGCGTCTGCCTCGTCTCCGCCGTCGCCAGCGCGCTCTTCACCAACGACACCACCTGCGTCGTGCTCACCGAGTTCATCCTCAAGGTGGCCCGGCAGAACAACCTGCCCCCGCAGCCCTTCCTCCTCGCCCTCGCCTCCAGCTCCAACATCGGCTCCTCCGCCACGCCCATCGGCAACCCGCAGAACCTCGTCATCGCCGTCACCAGCGGCATCTCCTTCGGCTCCTTCCTCTTCGGCATCTTCCCGGCCATGATCGTGGGAGTCATCACCAACACCTGCATCCTCCTCTGTTACTTCTGGAAGCACCTCTCCGTCGCCAAGGAGCGGGACCAAGAGTCGGCCGGGGGGCAGGACGTCGTTGTGGCCGACGACGAGGTCACCTCGCACCGGTTCACGCCGGCGCGGATGTCGCGCGCCAACTCGGTAAACGGCGACGCCGACTACATGAACGAGCCCATCCGCAGGAGCGACAGCATGAGCAGGAGCAAGAGCTACAACTCCGAGGGCGACCGCGACATCCAGGTCGCCATCAGGTCGGTGCGCGCGTCCAGCATGTCGCAGGAGATGGTGGAGGTGTCCACGGTGTGCGACCGGCGCGACGATGGCCCCCGGAAGGTGACCAGGACGACCAGCCGCCAGCGCAGCGTGATCATCGAGGACGCGCCCGAGCATATCTTCGAGGGCGACGAGAAGGAGAAGCCGCACGACGAGGAGGTGGTGAAGCAGAAGAAGTGGAAGGTGCTCGCGTGGAAGACCGCCGTGTACCTCACGACGCTCGGGATGCTCGTGTCTCTCCTCATGGGGCTCAACATGTCCTGGACCGCCATCACCGccgccctcgtcctcctggcgCTCGATTTCACCGACGCACAAGCATGCCTAGAGAAG GTATCCTACTCGTTGTTGATCTTCTTCTGCGGGATGTTCATAACGGTGGATGGCTTCAACAGAACCGGCATACCCAACGCGCTGTGGGAGCTGGTGGAGCCGCACGCGAGGATCGACAGCGCCAAAGGGATCGCGCTTCTTGCCGTTGTGATTCTTGTTCTTTCAAATGTTGCCTCAAATGTTCCAACCG TGTTGCTTCTCGGCACAAGAGTGGCAGCATCCGCTGGCGCCATCTCACCGGCTTCAGAGAAGAAAGCCTGGCTCATACTAGCTTGGGTCAGTACGGTGGCGGGCAACCTCACCCTTCTGGGCTCAGCTGCGAACCTGATCGTGTGTGAGCAGGCGCGGCGGGCGCAGTTCCATGGCTACAACCTCACCTTCTGGAGCCACCTTCGTTTCGGCGTGCCGTCGACGATCATCGTCACCGCTATTGGCCTCATTATCGTCGTTAGCTACTGA